Proteins from one Haliaeetus albicilla chromosome 4, bHalAlb1.1, whole genome shotgun sequence genomic window:
- the PLOD1 gene encoding procollagen-lysine,2-oxoglutarate 5-dioxygenase 1: MVPPAVLLPWVVLALLGAEGGGASEQEENLLVLTVATKQTEGFQRFRRSAQFFNYKVQVLGLDEEWQGGDDKKPAGGGQKVRLLKSALKQYVDKEELIILFVDSYDVLFASGPAELLKKFKQAKSKVVFSAENYIYPDRKLEAKYPQVRDGKRFLGSGGFIGYAPNLKKLVEEWKGQDDDSDQLFYTNVFLDPEKRESINISLDQRSRIFQNLNGALDEVVLKFENSRVRARNLLYDTLPVVIHGNGPTKLQLNYLGNYIPQIWTFETGCTVCDEGLRSLTGFKDDALPMILIGIFIEQPTPFLSQFFLRLRNLHYPKQRIQLFIHNHEQHHLMQVESFVKEHGKEYLAVKVIGPDDEVENAEARNLGMDLCRKDPDCDYYFSLDAEIVLKNTETLRILIEQNKLVIAPLVSRHEKLWSNFWGALSPDGYYARSEDYVDIVQRRRVGLWNVPYISSVYMVKAKALRSELDEADLFHSGKLDADMAFCHNVRNQGVFMYLTNRHQFGHILSLENYQTTHLHNDLWQIFSNPEDWREKYIHENYTAALKGKLVEMPCPDVYWFPIFTDTACDELVEEMEHYGQWSTGDNTDSRIQGGYENVPTIDIHMNQIGFEREWYKFLLDYIAPITEKLYPGYYTKTQFELAFVVRYKPDEQPSLMPHHDASTFTINIALNRVGIDYEGGGCRFLRYNCSIRAPRKGWTLMHPGRLTHYHEGLPTTKGTRYIAVSFLDP; this comes from the exons GTGCTGGGGCTGGATGAGGAATGGCAGGGTGGAGATGACAAGAAGCCAGCAGGAGGTGGGCAGAAGGTCCGTCTCTTGAAATCAGCTTTGAAGCAGTATGTGGATAAGGAAGAACTCATCATCCTTTTCGTAGACAG CTATGATGTACTCTTTGCTTCGGGCCCTGCAGAACTGCTGAAGAAGTTCAAACAAGCCAAGAGCAAGGTGGTCTTCTCAGCAGAGAACTACATCTATCCTGACAGAAAGTTGGAAGCCAAGTACCCTCAGGTGCGAGATGGAAAGCGCTTCCTGGGTTCTGGAG GCTTCATAGGCTATGCTCCAAACCTGAAGAAGCTTGTGGAGGAGTGGAAAGGACAGGATGATGACAGTGACCAGCTCTTCTATACGAATGTCTTCTTGGATCCAGAAAAAAGA gaaagtaTCAACATCAGTCTAGACCAAAGAAGCCGGATCTTCCAAAACCTAAATGGAGCATTAG ATGAGGTAGTTCTGAAGTTTGAAAACTCACGAGTGAGAGCAAGAAACTTGTTATATGACACTCTGCCTGTGGTGATTCATGGAAATGGACCCACCAAG ctgcagctaAACTACCTGGGAAACTACATTCCTCAAATATGGACGTTTGAGACCGGCTGCACTGTGTGTGATGAAGGTCTGCGAAGCCTCACAGGGTTCAAG GATGACGCATTGCCAATGATTCTGATTGGCATTTTCATCGAGCAGCCCACTCCGTTCCTCTCCCAGTTTTTCTTGCGGCTTCGTAACCTTCATTACCCAAAGCAACGAATCCAGCTCTTTATTCACAACCAT GAGCAACATCACTTGATGCAGGTGGAGTCTTTTGTTAAAGAGCATGGCAAAGAATATCTTGCTGTCAAAGTGATTGGACCAGATGATGAGGTGGAGAATGCTGAGGCGCGTAACTTGGGCAT GGATTTGTGCAGAAAGGATCCTGACTGTGACTATTACTTCAGCCTGGACGCTGAGATAGTTCTGAAGAACACAGAGACTCTAAGAATCCTGATTGAACAGAACAA GCTGGTGATTGCCCCACTGGTAAGCCGCCATGAGAAGTTGTGGTCAAATTTCTGGGGAGCGCTGAGCCCTGATGGATACTATGCCCGCTCAGAAGATTATGTGGATATTGTTCAAAGGCGGAGGGT CGGGCTTTGGAACGTTCCCTACATCAGCAGCGTTTACATGGTTAAAGCCAAGGCTCTGCGATCAGAGCTTGATGAGGCAGATCTCTTCCACAGTGGCAAACTGGATGCGGACATGGCTTTCTGCCACAACGTTCGGAATCAG GGAGTCTTTATGTACCTGACAAATCGGCATCAGTTTGGACACATACTGTCCCTGGAGAATTATCAGACAACTCACCTGCACAATGACCTCTGGCAAATATTCAGCAATCCTGAG GACTGGAGAGAAAAGTACATCCATGAAAACTacacagcagctctgaaaggAAAATTGGTAGAAATG ccctgcccagATGTTTACTGGTTCCCCATATTCACTGACACTGCCTGTGATGAGCTGGTGGAAGAAATGGAACATTATGGCCAGTGGTCCACGGGTGACAACACG GACAGCAGAATACAAGGAGGATATGAGAACGTCCCAACTATTGACATACACATGAACCAAATTGGCTTTGAAAGGGAATGGTACAAGTTTCTTCTGGACTATATTGCACCCATCACAGAGAAACTGTACCCAGGATACTATACCAAG ACTCAGTTTGAGCTCGCCTTTGTAGTTCGCTACAAACCTGACGAGCAGCCCTCTTTAATGCCCCATCATGATGCTTCCACCTTTACCATTAACATTGCTTTGAACCGAGTTGGAATAGACTATGAG GGAGGAGGCTGCCGGTTTCTGCGCTACAATTGCTCCATTCGAGCTCCACGGAAAGGGTGGACCCTTATGCATCCAGGACGCCTGACCCACTATCATGAAGGTCTTCCAACCACCAAGGGGACCCGTTATATCGCAGTGTCCTTTCTTGATCCCTAG